A genomic stretch from Telopea speciosissima isolate NSW1024214 ecotype Mountain lineage chromosome 7, Tspe_v1, whole genome shotgun sequence includes:
- the LOC122666895 gene encoding uncharacterized protein LOC122666895 has protein sequence MAPLKGVVVAVPMLVLSVASAAIFLFFLLFALSSCYCPPATSTTSANKRSTTDRISPTTEDIAWVKDQIQQNNLHMQLNVLHKGINPRTRAQQLEHLTQFKGISHYEGDEANNHTSLPCPGELLVEEHHSNYGEPYAGGRDVFEFLVESVQLKPDSHVLEIGCGTLRVGLHFICYLIPEHFHCLEKDELSLMAAFRYELPS, from the exons ATGGCTCCATTGAAGGGTGTAGTGGTGGCAGTGCCAATGCTAGTGCTCTCAGTAGCATCTGCTgccatcttcctcttcttccttctttttgcCCTCTCCTCATGCTACTGCCCTcccgccacctccaccacttCGGCCAACAAGAGATCCACTACGGATCGAATATCTCCAACAACAGAAGACATCGCGTGGGTGAAAGATCAAATCCAGCAGAATAACCTACATATGCAACTCAATGTCCTCCACAAGGGCATTAACCCTCGCACTCGCGCTCAACAGCTTGAACATTTAACCCA aTTCAAGGGTATCTCGCACTACGAAGGAGATGAAGCGAACAACCACACTTCATTGCCATGCCCTGGAGAATTGCTCGTAGAGGAACACCACAGCAATTATGGGGAACCCTATGCTGGAGGACGCGACGTGTTTGAGTTTCTTGTAGAGTCAGTTCAGCTGAAGCCAGATTCCCATGTCCTCGAGATTGGATGTGGTACCCTTCGAGTTGGACTGCATTTTATCTGTTACTTGATTCCAGAGCACTTCCATTGCTTAGAAAAGGATGAGCTTTCTCTTATGGCGGCATTTAGGTATGAGCTTCCATCTTAG